The Actinocatenispora sera genome has a window encoding:
- the pcp gene encoding pyroglutamyl-peptidase I — translation MSVLVTGFEPFGGASTNPSSAAVSTMDGVHTVELPCTFGGSIPALRAAIDRYQPELVVCAGLAGGRAGLSVERVAINVDDARIPNNAGTQPVDEPVVPDGPAAYFSSLPIKACVAALRDAGIPAAVSQTAGTFVCNHVFYGLAHLIATEFPAVRGGFVHVPYAPEQVTDGSAPSMSVPDIARGLRIVVDTALSSTVDIAVSGGAEQ, via the coding sequence GTGAGCGTGTTGGTGACCGGGTTCGAGCCGTTCGGTGGGGCGAGCACGAACCCGTCCTCGGCTGCGGTGTCCACGATGGACGGTGTGCACACGGTGGAGCTGCCGTGCACGTTCGGTGGCTCGATTCCCGCGCTGCGCGCCGCGATCGACCGGTACCAGCCGGAACTGGTGGTGTGCGCCGGCCTCGCCGGCGGCCGGGCCGGGCTGTCGGTGGAGCGGGTGGCGATCAACGTCGACGACGCACGCATCCCGAACAACGCCGGCACCCAACCGGTCGACGAGCCGGTCGTGCCGGACGGGCCCGCGGCGTACTTCTCGTCCCTGCCGATCAAGGCGTGCGTCGCCGCGCTGCGCGACGCCGGCATCCCGGCCGCGGTGTCGCAGACCGCCGGTACGTTCGTCTGCAACCACGTGTTCTACGGCCTCGCGCACCTGATCGCCACCGAGTTCCCGGCGGTGCGCGGCGGGTTCGTGCACGTCCCGTACGCACCGGAGCAGGTCACCGACGGCTCGGCACCGAGCATGTCGGTCCCCGACATCGCCCGCGGCCTGCGCATCGTGGTCGACACCGCACTGTCGTCCACTGTGGACATCGCGGTTTCCGGCGGGGCCGAGCAGTGA